In the genome of Microbacterium saperdae, one region contains:
- a CDS encoding helix-hairpin-helix domain-containing protein has product MPATDTPPVDAPRTRPHRLRLSIGAAVVLGLVVLSAAVGLGIMRGQAAPSESVPLAGTAASPAPSGDLYVHVLGAVERPGLYVLDLDARLVDAVAAAGGTTDDADLTAVNLARVLSDGEQIVVPVVGAVAETGVPAEGSADGRVDLNTADQAALETLPRIGPALAERIISWREENGRFQSVDDLLAVPGIGEKLLEAIREGAKV; this is encoded by the coding sequence ATGCCCGCTACTGACACGCCACCTGTCGACGCACCGCGCACGCGGCCGCACCGTCTGCGACTGAGCATCGGGGCGGCCGTGGTGCTCGGTCTCGTCGTACTCTCGGCTGCCGTCGGCCTGGGCATCATGCGCGGCCAGGCGGCTCCGAGCGAGTCCGTTCCTCTCGCCGGCACGGCAGCATCCCCGGCGCCGAGCGGCGACCTCTATGTGCACGTGCTCGGAGCGGTGGAGCGCCCGGGACTCTACGTCCTCGACCTCGACGCCCGGCTGGTGGACGCGGTGGCAGCCGCCGGCGGGACGACGGACGACGCTGACCTCACCGCGGTCAATCTGGCCCGTGTGCTGTCAGACGGAGAGCAGATCGTGGTGCCGGTCGTCGGAGCAGTCGCGGAGACCGGCGTGCCCGCGGAGGGATCGGCCGATGGGCGGGTCGACCTGAACACCGCCGATCAGGCCGCCCTCGAGACGCTGCCGCGCATCGGTCCGGCCCTCGCGGAGCGAATCATCTCGTGGCGGGAGGAGAACGGCCGGTTCCAGTCGGTCGACGACCTGCTGGCCGTGCCCGGCATCGGGGAGAAGCTGCTGGAGGCGATCCGCGAGGGGGCCAAGGTCTGA
- a CDS encoding DUF1684 domain-containing protein: MTFTNARTAVEVVDWRRRVFALYAAVRQAESAEEAHELWRIERDELMLHHPATALSAGDRTLFEGLPIASYDPQWRFELPILPAEPGGFDFETGTDGIVPFERIGTVEIPDAGSLDVWRLKSYGGGLFIPVRDALAGRPGGTYGGGRYLIDTIKGADLGSDAAAGTIVLDFNFAYNPSCAYDPAWACPLAQPGNVLSVAVPVGEMYAGAKG; this comes from the coding sequence ATGACGTTCACGAACGCCCGCACCGCCGTCGAGGTCGTCGACTGGCGCCGCCGTGTCTTCGCCCTGTACGCCGCCGTGCGGCAGGCCGAGTCTGCGGAAGAGGCGCACGAGCTGTGGCGGATCGAGAGGGACGAGCTCATGCTCCACCATCCCGCCACCGCCCTGTCGGCGGGGGATCGGACACTGTTCGAGGGCCTGCCCATCGCCTCGTACGATCCGCAGTGGCGCTTCGAGCTTCCGATCCTGCCCGCTGAACCCGGCGGATTCGACTTCGAGACCGGAACGGACGGCATCGTGCCGTTCGAGCGGATCGGTACGGTCGAGATCCCGGATGCGGGCTCGCTCGACGTCTGGCGCCTGAAGTCCTACGGGGGTGGACTGTTCATCCCGGTGCGCGATGCCCTCGCCGGCCGCCCCGGAGGAACGTATGGAGGTGGGCGGTATCTGATCGACACGATCAAGGGCGCCGATCTCGGCTCGGATGCCGCAGCCGGGACGATCGTGCTCGACTTCAACTTCGCGTACAACCCCTCCTGCGCATACGACCCCGCCTGGGCCTGCCCGCTCGCGCAGCCGGGCAATGTGTTGTCCGTCGCGGTGCCGGTGGGGGAGATGTACGCGGGGGCGAAGGGCTGA
- a CDS encoding ComEC/Rec2 family competence protein: MTRSDVRLLPIVVGVWIAALVAVFCPPITWWMAGGCLLGVLVVLVGTRRRRAATGAGLAIVTFTAMTAVLVTVSLALPGRTQAIESGGRVVEVVAGVTSSASVGQDGRLWFDAQTVSIGVRDQPRSVSVPVRIGVEPGDGFDLGAEIRVVGEAEATDAGERSVLVVYASETEILQPAGGVFGVAAGLREAFVARAARLPEPGAGLLPGLAVGDTRAVPAELNDDMRSTGLSHLTAVSGANCAIVVGATFWLAALCGCRRGLRVALAAVALSGFVILVTPEPSVIRAAVLAGIAMVTVLIGRPRAGAGMLALGVTGILIADPWLAATPGFALSAAASAALILFAPPLGRGLGRVLPAPLALAIAVPLSAQLVCGPIIALFAEQQSLIGVVANLLAAPAAPVATVVGMLACLAAPIPPLADLLAASAWLPSAWIATTATTAAQLPMAQILLPAGIPSALLVAVVSAAIGVVVLRRTTVVSGRPPFWVRWVRRCSAAVLIIVAGVGAGQALLDGPLATLRTPEGWAIAACDVGQGDALVVRSDGEIALIDTGPDPAALEACLRSLGVDQIDLLVLTHFDLDHVGGLEAVQGRVGEVLHGPPSEQADQRSLDRLESGGALLHDATAGLRGILGDAEWRVLWPQRGSVAFPGGNDASVVVEFDGGGVPRSLFLGDLSAAPQRMLMRTAHLAGGYAVVKVAHHGSADQDPGLYESVHATLAIFSAGVDNDYGHPRDETLELLSATGAHLLRTDRQGRLLIGAESGELRVWTESSVGAPG; this comes from the coding sequence ATGACGCGGTCGGACGTGCGTCTGCTGCCGATCGTCGTCGGGGTGTGGATCGCCGCCTTGGTGGCTGTTTTCTGTCCACCGATCACGTGGTGGATGGCCGGCGGATGCCTGCTCGGAGTGCTGGTCGTCCTCGTCGGTACCCGGCGGCGGAGAGCGGCGACGGGCGCCGGGCTCGCGATCGTGACGTTCACCGCCATGACCGCCGTGCTGGTGACCGTCTCGCTGGCGCTTCCGGGACGGACGCAGGCCATCGAATCCGGCGGTCGTGTGGTGGAGGTGGTCGCGGGGGTCACGTCGTCGGCGTCGGTCGGGCAGGATGGGCGGCTGTGGTTCGACGCGCAGACGGTGAGCATCGGTGTGCGAGATCAGCCGCGGTCGGTGTCGGTACCGGTGCGGATCGGTGTCGAGCCGGGCGACGGGTTCGATCTCGGCGCAGAGATCCGTGTGGTCGGCGAGGCGGAGGCGACCGATGCGGGAGAGCGTTCGGTTCTGGTGGTCTACGCGAGTGAGACGGAGATACTGCAGCCGGCGGGAGGGGTCTTCGGAGTCGCCGCCGGCCTTCGGGAGGCGTTCGTGGCTCGGGCGGCTCGGCTACCGGAGCCGGGCGCCGGGCTGCTCCCCGGCCTCGCCGTCGGCGACACGCGTGCCGTGCCTGCGGAGCTCAACGACGACATGCGCAGCACAGGACTCAGTCACCTCACCGCGGTCAGCGGTGCCAACTGCGCGATCGTGGTGGGAGCGACCTTCTGGCTGGCGGCGCTGTGCGGGTGCCGACGCGGTCTGCGCGTCGCCCTGGCGGCCGTGGCACTGAGTGGCTTCGTCATCCTCGTCACCCCGGAGCCGAGCGTCATCAGGGCTGCCGTGCTGGCCGGAATCGCCATGGTGACGGTGCTGATCGGTCGCCCGAGAGCCGGCGCAGGCATGCTCGCACTCGGCGTGACCGGCATCCTCATCGCCGATCCGTGGTTGGCGGCGACGCCCGGGTTCGCGCTGTCAGCCGCCGCATCGGCGGCCCTCATCCTGTTCGCCCCTCCGCTCGGACGCGGACTCGGACGCGTTCTGCCGGCGCCGCTCGCGCTGGCGATCGCGGTGCCGCTGTCCGCTCAGCTCGTCTGCGGTCCGATCATCGCCCTGTTCGCGGAACAGCAGTCGCTGATCGGGGTCGTGGCGAATCTGCTCGCTGCTCCTGCCGCACCGGTGGCGACCGTGGTCGGCATGCTCGCGTGCCTGGCCGCTCCGATACCGCCGCTCGCTGATCTGTTGGCGGCCTCCGCATGGCTGCCCTCGGCGTGGATCGCGACGACGGCCACGACGGCGGCACAATTGCCGATGGCGCAGATCCTCCTCCCTGCCGGTATCCCCAGCGCTCTGCTCGTGGCGGTCGTGAGCGCGGCTATCGGAGTCGTCGTGCTGCGCAGAACGACCGTGGTGTCGGGACGGCCCCCGTTCTGGGTGCGATGGGTGCGCCGCTGCTCCGCGGCCGTGTTGATCATCGTCGCCGGCGTGGGTGCGGGGCAGGCTCTTCTGGACGGGCCGCTGGCGACGCTCCGCACACCGGAGGGATGGGCGATCGCGGCGTGCGACGTCGGGCAGGGCGACGCTCTGGTGGTGCGGTCGGATGGTGAGATCGCCCTGATCGACACCGGTCCCGATCCCGCTGCGCTCGAAGCGTGTCTGCGGTCGCTCGGTGTCGACCAGATCGATCTCCTGGTGCTGACCCATTTCGACCTGGATCACGTCGGGGGACTCGAGGCGGTCCAGGGGCGCGTCGGCGAGGTGCTCCACGGTCCGCCGTCCGAACAGGCGGACCAACGTTCGCTGGACCGCCTGGAGTCCGGCGGAGCGCTCCTCCACGACGCGACGGCAGGACTTCGTGGCATCCTCGGCGACGCCGAGTGGCGCGTGCTCTGGCCGCAGCGGGGATCCGTCGCCTTCCCCGGGGGCAACGATGCCAGCGTCGTCGTGGAGTTCGACGGCGGAGGAGTGCCTCGGTCCCTGTTCCTGGGGGACCTGTCTGCGGCTCCCCAGCGGATGCTGATGCGCACCGCCCACCTCGCCGGAGGGTACGCGGTGGTCAAGGTCGCGCATCACGGCAGCGCGGATCAGGATCCGGGGCTCTACGAATCCGTGCACGCGACACTCGCGATCTTCAGCGCCGGCGTGGACAACGACTACGGGCATCCTCGGGACGAGACACTGGAGCTGCTGTCCGCGACCGGGGCGCATCTGCTCCGCACCGACCGGCAGGGGCGTCTCCTGATCGGTGCGGAGTCGGGTGAGCTGCGGGTATGGACCGAGTCGAGCGTCGGCGCCCCCGGGTAG
- the holA gene encoding DNA polymerase III subunit delta, whose protein sequence is MAAPRTSSRGGAKPTKIPQVSWREPRPAPLVLVSGPEEICAERAIAGVRDYLRAEDPALEVTDVRADDYAPGTLLALTSPSLFGEPRLVRVSGVERCSDAFIQEAVSYLEHPQEGATVVLRHTGASVRGKKLLDALRAGTGGGIEIACPAIKRDGDRVDFAAGEFRTAKKRIAPPALRALVSAFADDLTELAAACQQLIGDVEGDITEDIVTKYYGGRVEVSAFVVADTAIAGRYGEALIALRHALASGADPVPMVAAFAMKLRTMARVAGNREPSRQLAQRLGMKDWQVDRARRDLAGWNERSLGMAIQATARADGEVKGAARDPIFALERMVTVIATRQPFGE, encoded by the coding sequence ATGGCAGCTCCGCGTACCTCATCCCGTGGCGGGGCGAAGCCCACGAAGATTCCTCAGGTCTCCTGGCGTGAGCCGCGACCGGCACCTCTGGTGCTCGTCTCGGGCCCAGAGGAGATCTGTGCGGAGCGCGCGATCGCCGGTGTCCGTGACTATCTGCGCGCCGAAGACCCGGCGCTCGAGGTCACCGATGTGCGTGCCGATGACTATGCGCCCGGCACGCTGCTCGCGCTGACGTCGCCCTCGCTGTTCGGCGAACCTCGACTGGTGCGCGTATCGGGCGTCGAGCGCTGCTCCGACGCATTCATCCAAGAAGCCGTCTCGTACCTGGAGCATCCGCAGGAGGGCGCGACCGTCGTCCTGCGTCACACCGGTGCCAGCGTCCGAGGCAAGAAGCTGCTCGATGCTCTCCGTGCCGGCACGGGCGGCGGGATCGAGATCGCGTGCCCGGCGATCAAGCGCGACGGCGACAGGGTCGACTTCGCGGCGGGGGAGTTCCGCACCGCGAAGAAGCGCATCGCGCCGCCCGCGTTGAGGGCGCTCGTCTCGGCCTTCGCCGACGACCTCACCGAACTGGCCGCTGCATGTCAGCAGCTCATCGGCGACGTCGAGGGCGACATCACCGAAGACATCGTCACCAAGTACTACGGCGGTCGGGTGGAGGTCTCGGCGTTCGTCGTGGCCGACACGGCGATCGCCGGCCGCTATGGTGAGGCGCTGATCGCACTGCGGCACGCGTTGGCCTCGGGCGCGGATCCGGTTCCGATGGTGGCCGCATTCGCCATGAAGCTGCGTACGATGGCCAGGGTCGCCGGCAACCGCGAGCCGAGCCGGCAGCTCGCTCAGCGTCTGGGCATGAAGGACTGGCAGGTGGATCGCGCGCGTCGTGACCTCGCAGGCTGGAACGAGCGCTCCCTGGGCATGGCGATTCAGGCGACGGCGCGGGCCGACGGTGAGGTGAAGGGCGCTGCGCGCGACCCGATCTTCGCTCTCGAGCGCATGGTCACCGTCATCGCGACCCGGCAGCCGTTCGGCGAGTAG
- the rpsT gene encoding 30S ribosomal protein S20 has product MANIKSQIKRNKTNAKANERNKAVKSELKTLIRSTRTAVTAGDKAAAEASLKKAAVKLDKAVSKGVLHKNQASNRKSALAKQVAAL; this is encoded by the coding sequence GTGGCAAACATCAAGTCGCAGATCAAGCGCAACAAGACCAACGCCAAGGCGAACGAGCGCAACAAGGCCGTGAAGAGCGAGCTCAAGACGCTCATCCGCTCGACCCGCACCGCCGTCACCGCCGGCGACAAGGCAGCAGCCGAGGCATCCCTGAAGAAGGCCGCCGTCAAGCTCGACAAGGCCGTCAGCAAGGGTGTCCTGCACAAGAACCAGGCGTCGAACCGCAAGTCGGCTCTCGCCAAGCAGGTCGCCGCTCTCTGA
- a CDS encoding GH1 family beta-glucosidase → MSPDPVRPVLPAGFRWSAATSALQIEGSPHADGGGRSIWDDFIATPGAVKDGSSADPACDSYRRSDADVALASGLRLDRYRFSIPWARVQPDGRGTGNTAALDHYSRFVDALLAAGVTPFPTLYHWEMPTAVEEDGGWLNRDNAERFAEYASIVAARLGDRVAHWYTLNEPAMTTLQGYATGALAPGRQLLFDALPTVHHQLLAHARAAAALRAQGAAQVGLVNNHTWVQPLHDTAEDQAAALTYDTIHNGVFREPLLAGTYPDLEAFGLPDMPVHDGDLALIGSSIDFYGINFYNPTTVTAADPSSPIPFDIVPTPGAAVTGFGPEWPIVPEALRDLLIDLQGRYPEMPAVIIGENGASFPEPERAGRVDDKDRIDYLARHIAAVAEAVAAGVPVEEYTVWSLLDNWEWADGYTQRFGLVHVDFASGERTPKASYDWYRDLISSSRSENVQIPTTQEEATR, encoded by the coding sequence ATGAGCCCCGACCCCGTCCGCCCCGTCCTGCCTGCCGGCTTCCGCTGGTCTGCGGCGACCTCGGCACTCCAGATCGAGGGCTCGCCCCATGCGGATGGCGGTGGCCGTTCGATCTGGGACGACTTCATCGCGACTCCGGGGGCAGTGAAGGACGGGTCGAGCGCGGATCCCGCGTGCGACAGCTATCGGCGCTCGGATGCTGACGTGGCACTCGCTTCGGGACTGCGGCTCGACCGCTACCGCTTCTCGATCCCGTGGGCGCGTGTGCAGCCGGACGGCCGGGGGACAGGGAACACGGCCGCTCTCGACCACTACTCCCGCTTCGTGGATGCGCTCCTGGCGGCGGGCGTCACACCGTTTCCGACCCTCTATCACTGGGAGATGCCCACCGCGGTCGAGGAGGACGGCGGATGGCTGAACCGCGACAACGCCGAAAGGTTCGCCGAGTACGCGTCGATCGTGGCGGCGCGGCTGGGTGATCGGGTCGCCCACTGGTACACGCTCAACGAGCCGGCGATGACCACGCTGCAGGGGTACGCCACGGGCGCTCTCGCGCCCGGACGGCAGCTGCTGTTCGATGCCCTGCCCACGGTGCACCACCAGCTGCTCGCGCACGCGCGCGCCGCGGCGGCCCTGCGCGCGCAGGGGGCCGCCCAGGTCGGACTCGTGAACAATCACACGTGGGTGCAGCCGCTGCACGACACGGCGGAGGATCAGGCGGCCGCGCTCACGTACGACACGATCCACAACGGCGTGTTCCGTGAGCCGTTGCTCGCCGGGACCTATCCCGACCTCGAGGCGTTCGGACTCCCCGACATGCCCGTGCATGACGGCGATCTTGCGCTGATCGGCTCGTCGATCGACTTCTACGGCATCAACTTCTACAACCCGACCACGGTGACGGCCGCGGATCCGTCGAGTCCCATCCCGTTCGACATCGTCCCCACGCCGGGCGCCGCGGTCACGGGGTTCGGGCCGGAATGGCCGATCGTGCCTGAGGCGCTCCGCGACCTGCTGATCGACCTGCAGGGGCGCTATCCGGAGATGCCCGCGGTGATCATCGGGGAGAACGGTGCATCGTTCCCGGAGCCCGAGCGTGCCGGACGGGTCGACGACAAGGACCGGATCGACTATCTCGCGCGCCACATCGCCGCCGTCGCCGAAGCCGTCGCGGCCGGGGTCCCGGTCGAGGAGTACACGGTCTGGTCGCTTCTGGACAACTGGGAATGGGCAGACGGCTACACCCAGCGGTTCGGTCTGGTGCACGTCGACTTCGCGAGCGGGGAGCGGACGCCCAAGGCGTCGTACGACTGGTACCGCGACCTCATCTCGAGCTCCCGCTCCGAGAACGTGCAGATCCCCACGACGCAGGAGGAGGCGACGCGATGA
- a CDS encoding MFS transporter, producing MTTTTTKVGGRWMTLFTLAWLAIWTVQLTPVQLLLPLQLDTPEDDWIRGVVSSGLVLGIGGLAGIVAGPAAGALSDRAGVGRPRRRPWALAGVWLTAVCLVLTGYAEGPWAVGAAWVGVSVGVAVSSAAFTALIADQLPSTQRGAASAAVGSSQAVGIVLGVGLVVLLGLGIEAGYLLLAAIIAVVGTAAALLLPDPAATAQMRPPREGRRALASLRDRDFAWMLSGRLVTNIGNALGTALFLFFLLHGLGQPSAAAQDNLLLLIVVYTVFVVLASVLTGIISDRTGNRRRLTIAATVVQAASGVAIALVPTFEMTMVAAALMGLGYGAFSTVGLAFAADLLPDEQDHARDLGIVNVTAALGQLIGPVLGAGLVALVGGFWLVFVAAAVLSIVGGVLTAFARQPARS from the coding sequence ATGACCACGACGACGACGAAGGTCGGTGGCCGGTGGATGACGCTGTTCACGCTCGCCTGGCTGGCGATCTGGACCGTGCAGCTCACCCCGGTCCAGCTGCTCCTCCCTCTGCAACTCGACACCCCGGAGGATGACTGGATCCGGGGAGTGGTCTCCTCGGGGCTGGTGCTCGGTATCGGCGGACTGGCGGGCATCGTGGCGGGCCCCGCGGCGGGTGCTCTGTCGGACCGTGCGGGCGTGGGGCGACCCCGCCGACGGCCGTGGGCGCTCGCGGGCGTCTGGCTCACCGCGGTGTGTCTCGTCCTCACGGGGTACGCGGAAGGCCCGTGGGCTGTGGGGGCGGCCTGGGTCGGTGTCTCGGTCGGCGTCGCCGTCTCCTCGGCAGCCTTCACCGCTCTCATCGCCGACCAGCTTCCTTCGACGCAGCGCGGGGCGGCATCCGCGGCGGTCGGATCGAGTCAGGCCGTCGGCATCGTGCTCGGAGTGGGGCTGGTCGTGCTCCTCGGGCTCGGCATCGAGGCGGGATATCTGCTGCTCGCCGCAATCATCGCGGTGGTGGGAACCGCGGCGGCGCTCCTCCTTCCCGATCCGGCTGCGACCGCACAGATGCGACCGCCGCGCGAGGGTCGTCGAGCGCTGGCGTCGCTGCGCGATCGGGACTTCGCCTGGATGCTCTCCGGCCGCCTGGTCACCAACATCGGCAATGCGCTCGGGACCGCGCTGTTCCTGTTCTTCCTCCTGCACGGGCTGGGACAGCCGAGTGCCGCGGCCCAGGACAATCTCCTCCTGCTGATCGTGGTCTACACGGTGTTCGTGGTGCTGGCCTCGGTGCTGACCGGGATCATCTCGGACCGCACCGGCAATCGCCGTCGTCTGACGATCGCCGCGACGGTCGTGCAGGCAGCCTCCGGGGTCGCGATCGCTCTCGTACCGACGTTCGAGATGACGATGGTCGCGGCAGCCCTGATGGGACTCGGCTACGGCGCCTTCTCCACGGTGGGCCTCGCGTTCGCCGCGGACCTCCTGCCCGACGAGCAGGACCACGCACGCGACCTCGGAATCGTGAACGTCACGGCGGCGCTCGGCCAGCTCATCGGTCCGGTGCTGGGGGCGGGCCTCGTGGCGCTGGTGGGCGGCTTCTGGCTGGTCTTCGTCGCCGCAGCCGTGCTGTCGATCGTGGGGGGAGTGCTCACCGCGTTCGCACGGCAGCCGGCGCGGTCATGA